Proteins co-encoded in one Hymenobacter swuensis DY53 genomic window:
- a CDS encoding acetyl-CoA C-acyltransferase: protein MQIKEVVIVAAVRTPIGSFGGSLSSLSAIELGAIALKGALEKAGVDAKEVEQVIMGNVISANLGQAPARQAAKKAGLPDTVECTTVNKVCASGSKAIMFGAQAIMLGQADVVLAGGMESMSNVPYYLDKARFGAKYGHGQMIDGLMKDGLWDPYHDFAMGVAADRTATHYGITREEQDAFAQQSYERSAAAAQAGKKKDEIVPVTITVRGKETVISDDEEYTKADFAKFAGLKPAFGKEGTVTAANASTLNDGAAAVLLMSREKAEELGVKPLARIRGFADAEQAPEWFTTTPSLAIPKALKHAGVDASEVDFYEINEAFSVVSLANNKLLNLEGSKVNVYGGAVSLGHPLGASGTRIVTTLLNVLQNEGGKIGVTGICNGGGGASSIVVEKL from the coding sequence ATGCAAATCAAAGAAGTAGTTATTGTGGCCGCCGTGCGCACGCCCATCGGGTCGTTTGGCGGGAGCCTGTCATCGTTGTCGGCCATTGAGCTGGGCGCTATTGCGCTGAAAGGAGCCCTGGAGAAAGCCGGGGTCGATGCCAAGGAGGTAGAGCAGGTGATTATGGGCAACGTTATTTCGGCCAACCTGGGCCAGGCTCCAGCCCGCCAAGCGGCCAAGAAAGCCGGCTTGCCCGATACCGTGGAATGCACTACCGTCAATAAAGTGTGCGCTTCGGGCTCGAAAGCCATTATGTTCGGGGCGCAGGCCATCATGCTGGGGCAGGCCGACGTGGTGCTGGCCGGGGGTATGGAAAGCATGTCGAACGTGCCGTACTACCTGGATAAAGCCCGCTTTGGGGCTAAATACGGCCACGGCCAGATGATTGACGGCTTGATGAAGGACGGCCTCTGGGACCCGTACCACGACTTTGCTATGGGCGTAGCCGCCGACCGCACCGCCACCCACTACGGCATCACCCGCGAGGAGCAGGATGCCTTTGCCCAGCAGAGCTATGAGCGGAGTGCCGCCGCTGCCCAGGCCGGTAAGAAGAAGGACGAAATTGTGCCCGTAACCATTACAGTGCGCGGCAAAGAAACCGTTATCAGCGACGACGAGGAGTACACCAAGGCTGATTTTGCCAAGTTTGCCGGCCTCAAGCCCGCCTTCGGCAAGGAAGGTACCGTGACGGCCGCCAATGCCTCCACCCTCAACGACGGAGCCGCCGCCGTGCTGCTCATGAGCCGTGAGAAGGCAGAGGAGCTGGGCGTGAAGCCGCTGGCCCGCATCCGGGGCTTCGCCGACGCCGAGCAGGCTCCCGAGTGGTTCACCACCACACCTTCTCTGGCTATTCCAAAGGCGCTGAAACACGCCGGCGTGGATGCCTCGGAAGTGGATTTCTACGAAATCAACGAGGCTTTCTCGGTGGTTTCCCTGGCCAATAACAAGCTGCTGAACCTGGAAGGCTCGAAAGTAAACGTATACGGCGGGGCTGTGAGCCTGGGCCACCCGCTCGGCGCGTCGGGCACCCGCATCGTAACCACGCTGCTGAACGTGCTGCAGAATGAAGGCGGCAAAATCGGCGTGACCGGCATCTGCAACGGTGGTGGTGGCGCGAGCAGTATCGTGGTAGAGAAGCTGTAA
- a CDS encoding tetratricopeptide repeat protein: MLLGGIVLLSAWGGLTRIHDRNAAVERGAAAYARRDYTAAALAYKEAAVTLETRDEAVWLNLAHATARAGRPSEAREYYNKLTISKNPAMRSVALQQLGTLAATKGDYAQAISLLRQALLANAANAEARFNYEQLRDYLARKTAQPQLPPPGTDGSPEAKQPEPTAQSQPKAGADQRGQLTDPTLPRNPRNVLQPRPDANGSRDPNRPSAQPGSSANSGFQPGSGEQRTVARGSQPGNVRGISDEETGPEAPGGTSRRGGTEAASAAEINLQTQRARLQQMNLSSGQARQLLEALHTAEQQYLQQLPRKATKPQEKGKPAW; encoded by the coding sequence GTGCTGCTAGGCGGAATAGTGCTGCTGAGTGCCTGGGGAGGCCTAACCCGCATCCATGACCGGAATGCGGCGGTGGAGCGTGGGGCGGCGGCGTATGCCCGCCGGGACTATACCGCCGCTGCCTTAGCTTATAAGGAAGCTGCCGTAACGCTGGAAACCCGGGATGAAGCGGTGTGGCTGAATCTGGCGCATGCCACCGCCCGCGCCGGGCGGCCAAGCGAAGCGCGAGAATATTACAATAAGCTGACTATTAGCAAAAACCCGGCTATGCGCAGCGTTGCATTACAGCAGCTGGGCACGCTGGCCGCCACCAAGGGTGATTATGCACAGGCGATAAGCCTGTTGCGCCAGGCCTTGCTGGCTAATGCTGCCAATGCGGAAGCCCGGTTCAATTACGAGCAGTTACGTGACTATTTGGCTCGCAAAACTGCCCAGCCTCAGCTGCCGCCACCTGGTACCGATGGCAGCCCGGAAGCCAAGCAGCCGGAACCTACTGCTCAGTCTCAGCCCAAAGCCGGCGCAGATCAACGGGGACAGCTCACTGATCCTACGCTTCCCCGCAACCCGCGTAACGTCCTGCAGCCCCGGCCCGATGCCAATGGCTCGCGTGACCCTAACCGGCCGTCTGCGCAACCCGGCAGTTCCGCCAACTCCGGCTTTCAACCCGGTTCCGGGGAGCAGCGCACCGTAGCCCGGGGCAGCCAGCCCGGCAACGTACGGGGTATCAGCGACGAGGAAACCGGCCCGGAAGCCCCGGGCGGTACCAGTCGGCGCGGGGGTACCGAGGCCGCTTCGGCGGCGGAAATCAACCTTCAGACCCAGCGCGCCCGGCTCCAGCAGATGAACCTGAGCAGCGGCCAGGCCCGCCAGCTGCTGGAGGCTCTGCACACCGCCGAGCAGCAATACCTGCAGCAGCTACCGCGTAAAGCCACCAAGCCGCAGGAGAAGGGAAAGCCAGCTTGGTGA
- a CDS encoding T9SS type A sorting domain-containing protein has product MKKTVLLLAGGLLLATAAQAQWVQQPFSFAQDLLPLYTDAVDANTAWALSSGLFTQDAANQVARTFNGGQNWTVLTVSGVNTATETVQSLSAVSATTAWVVTLNDTGGRILKTSDGGSTWVRQGTNAFSADSYPNTIYFFNANEGMVMGDPDGTNGGGPEIYYTANGGTTWTRSLNVPVGTPDEYGTFFPPAAVGNSIWFPNDEGDIFHSTDKGVTWTVARGVASEPIENIAFRDEQNGLAVIADANATNHELYRTADGGITWRRTTYTGPLRGWGLDNVPGTGNYLSVGINLGNGDSGSSYSRDNGQTWTSIENNINHLFVDAAGPTAVWSGAVNASTGAGAGVNKLTSTVLPTRAATVVLGASVTPNPSTDGFFRVQWPTATHTGTIVLTVADALGRQLQQRTLEASRATEATLDLSQQKAGVYHIKLESLAGVSRLRAQVL; this is encoded by the coding sequence ATGAAAAAAACTGTACTCCTTCTGGCCGGTGGGCTATTGCTGGCTACTGCCGCTCAGGCTCAATGGGTGCAACAGCCCTTCTCCTTTGCCCAGGATTTGCTGCCGCTGTATACCGATGCAGTAGATGCCAATACTGCCTGGGCGCTATCCAGCGGGCTATTCACCCAGGATGCCGCTAACCAAGTCGCCCGCACGTTCAACGGGGGGCAAAACTGGACAGTGCTAACGGTTTCAGGAGTAAACACCGCTACGGAAACCGTGCAGAGTTTGTCGGCAGTAAGTGCAACCACGGCGTGGGTAGTCACTCTGAACGATACCGGGGGGCGTATTCTCAAAACGTCGGATGGCGGCTCAACCTGGGTGCGGCAAGGCACCAATGCGTTTTCAGCCGATAGTTACCCTAATACCATATACTTCTTCAATGCCAACGAAGGCATGGTGATGGGCGACCCGGACGGAACCAATGGCGGCGGTCCGGAAATCTACTATACTGCCAACGGAGGTACTACCTGGACCCGGTCCCTTAACGTACCTGTTGGTACTCCCGACGAGTATGGTACCTTTTTCCCGCCGGCAGCGGTAGGTAATTCTATCTGGTTTCCGAATGACGAAGGGGATATCTTCCATTCTACGGACAAGGGCGTAACCTGGACCGTAGCGCGGGGCGTGGCTTCTGAGCCCATCGAAAACATTGCCTTCCGGGATGAGCAGAATGGCTTGGCTGTTATTGCCGATGCCAACGCTACCAACCACGAGCTTTACCGCACTGCCGATGGCGGTATCACGTGGCGGCGCACCACCTATACTGGCCCACTGCGGGGTTGGGGACTTGATAACGTGCCTGGGACCGGCAATTACCTGTCCGTAGGAATTAATCTGGGCAATGGCGACTCCGGCTCCTCGTACAGCCGCGACAACGGCCAGACCTGGACCAGCATCGAAAACAATATCAACCACCTGTTTGTGGATGCGGCCGGCCCAACGGCAGTATGGAGTGGTGCCGTGAATGCCAGTACCGGGGCCGGAGCGGGCGTAAATAAACTTACCAGCACCGTGCTGCCTACCCGCGCCGCTACAGTGGTGCTGGGGGCCAGTGTGACCCCCAATCCCAGTACTGATGGTTTCTTCCGGGTACAGTGGCCCACGGCTACGCATACCGGAACTATTGTGCTTACCGTTGCTGATGCGCTGGGCCGGCAGCTACAGCAGCGCACCCTGGAGGCCAGCCGGGCTACGGAAGCTACGCTGGATCTGAGTCAGCAGAAGGCGGGAGTATATCACATAAAGCTGGAGTCGTTGGCGGGGGTAAGCCGCCTGCGGGCCCAGGTATTGTAA
- a CDS encoding VWA domain-containing protein produces the protein MHFEHEGVTIVLNWAYRPGWPEGLAAIFFFLLYLGYLFRTRRLAAPLGQRGWRLGWKLGLRLLYFGLLAVALLGPAYGVTQNPVRTSGKDVWLLVDLSRSMDAPDVVPSRLQKVKAELATLTSRFPADRLGLIVFSGEAYVQCPLTYDQAALQLFISTLQTTLVPPGSTNLVPPLELLLTRLEAIPPDSASSVTPPRATAVVLITDGEDFGENLEPTVRILARSGARVFTVGVGTTEGSRIPQTGGRGYLRDAKGREAITRLVSAPLRQLAEQTGGQYFELTDQRDEFPFLLNALNRVEGQTQQVRTVSVADNRYRYPLIVALVLIMLDILITVKVIRP, from the coding sequence TTGCATTTTGAACATGAAGGGGTTACCATCGTGCTGAACTGGGCTTACCGGCCAGGCTGGCCCGAAGGGCTGGCGGCCATATTTTTTTTTCTATTGTACCTCGGCTACCTGTTTCGGACGCGCCGGCTGGCAGCACCGCTGGGGCAGCGCGGCTGGCGGCTGGGCTGGAAGCTGGGGTTGCGGCTCCTGTATTTCGGGCTGCTGGCGGTGGCATTATTGGGGCCGGCCTATGGCGTGACCCAGAATCCGGTACGAACGTCCGGCAAAGACGTATGGCTGCTGGTGGACCTGTCGCGCTCCATGGATGCCCCCGATGTAGTGCCCTCCCGCCTGCAAAAGGTAAAAGCCGAGTTGGCCACCCTTACTAGCCGCTTCCCCGCCGACCGGTTAGGGCTCATCGTATTTTCGGGCGAAGCATATGTGCAGTGCCCCCTCACCTATGACCAGGCGGCCCTGCAACTCTTCATCAGCACGCTGCAAACAACCCTGGTACCGCCGGGCAGCACCAACCTGGTGCCCCCATTGGAGCTGCTGCTGACCCGACTAGAAGCCATACCGCCGGATTCCGCCAGTAGCGTCACGCCGCCCCGTGCGACGGCGGTGGTCCTTATAACGGACGGGGAGGATTTCGGGGAGAATCTGGAGCCAACTGTGCGCATTCTGGCCCGCTCGGGGGCGCGGGTATTTACGGTGGGGGTGGGAACCACTGAAGGCAGCCGGATTCCGCAGACCGGCGGCCGGGGTTACCTGCGCGACGCGAAAGGCCGCGAGGCCATTACCCGACTGGTATCGGCTCCACTCCGGCAGCTGGCTGAGCAGACCGGCGGGCAGTACTTTGAACTGACTGACCAGCGCGACGAGTTTCCTTTCCTGCTGAATGCACTAAACCGCGTAGAAGGCCAGACGCAACAGGTCAGAACGGTTTCAGTGGCAGATAACCGCTACCGGTACCCGCTGATAGTAGCACTGGTTCTGATTATGTTGGACATCCTGATAACCGTGAAAGTAATTCGGCCGTGA
- a CDS encoding ABC transporter permease has protein sequence MLRHLFKLIWNRKRNNLLLVSEIFFSFVVLFAVGTMLITFGTNFLAPHGFDYQQVWRLEIRAGQNKTMPRTELDEVLRQMQALPGVRQVALASDNMPFIFRTNTSAFSYKGRKSEQSNIYDTDDQYAQVMGLKLREGRWFAKADDGSHHRPVVISQDLRETLFGNEPALGKIFSWAEPGPDIKPEDEFQVMGVVENVRMENDFGPPVPSMWKRLLPFDTTRWETANVVVRVAPGAGGELQEKIARTVAGVTRQWTTMVRVVDEDRLHKRRYTIVPTAGLALVSLFLIVNVALGLFGVLWYNISQRRAEIGLRRAMGATGSAISRQFLGEMLIVSTLGVVLGCLLAVQFPLLGAFELDPKFYLAGIAVAGVAVYVITALCAFYPSRLAAGIHPAVALREE, from the coding sequence ATGCTCCGTCATCTGTTTAAACTTATCTGGAACCGCAAGCGCAACAACCTGCTGCTGGTGTCGGAAATATTCTTCTCGTTCGTCGTGCTGTTTGCCGTGGGCACTATGCTCATCACCTTCGGCACCAACTTCCTGGCCCCCCATGGCTTCGACTATCAGCAGGTGTGGCGGCTCGAAATACGGGCCGGCCAGAACAAAACCATGCCCCGCACCGAGCTGGACGAGGTGCTGCGCCAGATGCAGGCTCTGCCCGGTGTCCGGCAAGTGGCCCTCGCCAGCGACAATATGCCCTTTATCTTTCGCACCAATACGTCCGCGTTTAGCTACAAAGGCCGGAAGTCGGAGCAGTCGAATATATACGATACCGATGATCAGTACGCCCAAGTAATGGGGTTGAAGCTGCGCGAAGGCCGCTGGTTTGCCAAGGCCGACGACGGCAGCCACCACCGGCCGGTGGTCATCAGCCAGGATTTGCGCGAAACCCTGTTCGGCAACGAGCCGGCCCTGGGCAAAATCTTCTCCTGGGCCGAGCCCGGCCCCGACATCAAGCCCGAAGACGAGTTCCAGGTGATGGGCGTGGTGGAAAACGTGCGGATGGAAAACGACTTTGGTCCGCCTGTGCCCTCCATGTGGAAACGCCTGCTGCCCTTCGATACGACGCGCTGGGAAACAGCCAACGTGGTGGTGCGCGTGGCCCCCGGCGCCGGCGGGGAGCTGCAGGAGAAAATAGCCCGCACGGTGGCCGGCGTCACGCGCCAGTGGACCACCATGGTGCGCGTGGTGGACGAGGACCGCCTGCACAAGCGGCGCTACACCATTGTGCCGACAGCGGGGCTGGCACTGGTAAGCCTGTTTCTGATTGTGAATGTGGCCTTGGGCCTGTTTGGCGTGCTCTGGTACAACATCAGCCAGCGCCGGGCCGAGATAGGGTTGCGCCGGGCGATGGGGGCCACCGGCTCGGCCATCAGCCGGCAGTTTCTGGGCGAAATGCTGATTGTCAGTACCCTGGGCGTGGTGCTGGGGTGTTTGCTGGCGGTGCAGTTTCCCTTGCTGGGGGCGTTTGAGCTGGACCCGAAGTTTTACCTGGCCGGCATTGCGGTGGCGGGCGTAGCCGTGTACGTCATCACGGCGCTGTGCGCATTCTACCCCAGCCGGTTAGCGGCGGGCATTCATCCGGCCGTGGCACTGCGAGAAGAATAA
- a CDS encoding sigma-54-dependent transcriptional regulator, giving the protein MILIADDDLAVRTSLGLLLKQAGYAARAVATPEAVLTAVQQALPRLLLLDMNFSLDTSGHDGLKLLAQLKRLYPALPVVLITGWGSITLAVEGMKAGAAEFVTKPWNNDALLQTIRTILRLHEPDAETDPVGLSRRQLDQQYDFRAIVGQDARLLHVLRNVGQVAATDASVLIEGESGTGKELIAEAVHLNSQRRRQPFVKVNLGGISASLFESEMFGHRRGAFTDAKTDRVGRFELANGGTIFLDEIGELDLGSQVKLLRVLQDRTYEVLGDSKPRRLDIRVICATNRNLTDMVQQGRFREDLFYRINLITVRLPALRERPEDIPLLVQHFVDSLRATYHRPALKVGARARHWLQEQPLPGNIRELKNLVERAVLVSGKDELGPEDFQAQFQPAPARISEPGELPEPGTITLDELEARMIRRTLEHYGGNISRVAKALGLSRGALYRRLEKYAIPFDAE; this is encoded by the coding sequence ATGATACTGATTGCCGACGACGACCTGGCCGTGCGCACTTCGCTGGGGCTGCTGCTGAAGCAGGCCGGCTATGCGGCGCGCGCCGTGGCCACGCCGGAGGCTGTGCTGACCGCCGTGCAGCAGGCGCTGCCCCGCCTGCTGCTCCTGGATATGAACTTCTCCCTCGACACCAGCGGCCACGACGGCCTGAAACTGCTGGCCCAGCTGAAGCGCCTGTACCCCGCGTTGCCCGTAGTGCTGATAACGGGTTGGGGTAGCATCACGCTGGCCGTGGAAGGCATGAAAGCCGGAGCCGCCGAGTTCGTCACCAAGCCCTGGAACAACGATGCGCTGCTGCAAACCATCCGTACCATCCTGCGCCTGCACGAGCCGGACGCCGAAACCGACCCCGTCGGCCTCAGCCGCCGCCAGCTGGACCAGCAGTATGATTTTCGGGCCATTGTGGGGCAGGATGCGCGCCTGTTGCACGTGCTGCGCAACGTGGGCCAGGTGGCCGCCACCGATGCTTCGGTGCTGATTGAGGGCGAATCGGGGACGGGCAAGGAGCTGATTGCGGAGGCCGTGCACCTCAACAGCCAGCGCCGCCGCCAGCCCTTTGTAAAGGTGAACCTGGGAGGGATTTCCGCCTCCCTGTTTGAGAGTGAAATGTTCGGGCACCGGCGCGGGGCCTTCACCGACGCCAAAACCGACCGGGTCGGCCGCTTCGAGCTGGCCAACGGCGGCACCATCTTCCTCGACGAGATAGGGGAGCTGGACCTGGGCTCCCAGGTGAAGCTGTTGCGGGTGCTGCAGGACCGAACCTACGAGGTGCTCGGCGACAGCAAGCCCCGCCGCCTCGATATCCGCGTGATTTGTGCCACCAACCGCAACCTCACCGATATGGTGCAGCAGGGGCGCTTTCGGGAAGATCTGTTTTACCGCATCAACCTGATTACGGTGCGCCTGCCCGCCCTGCGCGAGCGTCCTGAAGATATCCCGCTGTTAGTGCAGCACTTTGTGGATAGCCTGCGGGCTACCTACCACCGACCGGCCCTGAAAGTGGGTGCCCGCGCCCGCCACTGGCTGCAGGAGCAGCCGCTGCCGGGCAACATCCGGGAGCTGAAAAATCTGGTGGAGCGCGCCGTGCTGGTATCGGGCAAAGACGAGCTTGGGCCCGAAGACTTTCAGGCCCAGTTTCAGCCGGCCCCGGCGCGTATTTCAGAGCCTGGGGAGCTGCCGGAACCCGGTACCATCACCCTCGATGAGCTGGAGGCCCGCATGATCCGCCGCACGCTGGAGCACTACGGCGGCAACATCAGCCGCGTAGCCAAAGCCCTGGGCCTGAGCCGTGGCGCGCTCTACCGAAGGCTGGAGAAGTATGCCATTCCGTTTGATGCGGAGTAG
- a CDS encoding toxin-antitoxin system YwqK family antitoxin, which yields MKRITLALLLLSTAAQAQKLRRLTTYFDSTNVHKREVYSALVAADTVMQGPYKRFYYSGKLEAQTRYTDGKRDSAYVEFHPNGGRRLEVTYQQGVRQGPFKTYYDNGKLAQEGTYEEDQPTGTLRYFHPNGEVKLETTLSNGQPAGVIRELYPSGKPRAEVTYQNGQASGPAKTYFENGQLQSEGMYSKGLLAGPYKTYYDNGKLETDVQADRTGRGSYRSYYRSGKLRTEGTYAPATLVGRAVKNPLADDLTKQAKSLAGGTSNLDGPAKSYYESGAVKSTQTYRQGVLTGTQLDLYESGKTEQKTEYSNQGRDRRITLYYEDGMAKGEQQYKNGQPNGQWRAFHVGGKQLQKQETYVNGKLTGEQVTYYPTGTLQSKLVYEAGKPTGLSQEFYASGKLKAETTYVKGLKTGAFRQLREDGTPEIAGTFRNGKESGVWTYFGLDGTTVQEKKTFRNGQVVPAGAPAPAVRPMPNRKPAAPVKRK from the coding sequence ATGAAACGAATTACGCTTGCCCTACTCCTGCTCTCTACCGCCGCTCAAGCGCAAAAGCTGCGTCGGCTTACGACGTATTTTGACTCCACCAACGTGCATAAGCGCGAGGTGTACTCAGCCCTGGTAGCGGCCGATACCGTGATGCAGGGACCGTACAAGCGGTTTTATTACTCCGGTAAGCTAGAGGCCCAGACGCGCTACACCGACGGTAAGCGCGACTCGGCGTACGTGGAGTTTCACCCCAACGGGGGGCGCCGGCTGGAAGTTACGTACCAGCAGGGCGTGCGCCAGGGCCCATTCAAAACCTACTACGACAACGGCAAGCTGGCCCAGGAAGGCACGTACGAGGAAGATCAGCCCACCGGCACGCTGCGCTACTTCCACCCCAACGGCGAGGTGAAGCTCGAAACTACGCTCAGCAACGGCCAGCCGGCCGGTGTTATCCGGGAGTTGTATCCCTCGGGCAAGCCCCGGGCTGAAGTGACCTACCAGAACGGCCAAGCCAGCGGACCGGCCAAAACCTACTTCGAGAACGGTCAGCTGCAAAGTGAGGGGATGTACAGCAAAGGACTGCTGGCTGGCCCTTACAAAACCTACTACGACAACGGCAAGCTGGAAACCGACGTGCAGGCTGACCGCACCGGCCGGGGCAGCTACCGCAGCTACTACCGCTCGGGCAAGCTGCGCACTGAGGGCACCTATGCCCCTGCTACGCTGGTCGGGCGGGCGGTGAAAAACCCGCTGGCCGACGACCTGACCAAGCAAGCCAAAAGCCTGGCCGGCGGCACCAGCAACCTCGACGGCCCCGCCAAATCGTACTACGAAAGCGGCGCCGTAAAAAGCACTCAGACCTACCGCCAGGGTGTGCTCACGGGCACGCAGCTGGACTTATATGAATCGGGCAAGACGGAGCAGAAGACGGAATACAGCAACCAGGGCCGCGACCGGCGCATCACGCTATACTACGAGGACGGTATGGCCAAGGGCGAGCAGCAGTACAAAAACGGGCAGCCCAACGGCCAGTGGCGCGCGTTTCATGTGGGCGGCAAGCAACTGCAGAAGCAGGAAACCTACGTGAACGGCAAACTGACCGGCGAGCAGGTGACGTACTACCCCACCGGTACGCTGCAAAGCAAGCTGGTGTACGAAGCCGGCAAACCCACGGGGCTGAGCCAAGAGTTCTACGCCTCGGGTAAGCTGAAGGCGGAAACCACGTATGTAAAAGGGCTGAAAACGGGGGCTTTTCGCCAGCTGCGCGAAGATGGCACCCCGGAAATAGCCGGCACCTTCCGCAACGGCAAGGAATCGGGCGTATGGACCTATTTCGGGCTGGATGGCACCACGGTGCAGGAGAAGAAAACCTTCCGCAACGGCCAGGTAGTGCCCGCCGGCGCACCCGCCCCGGCCGTGCGGCCCATGCCCAACCGCAAGCCCGCCGCCCCAGTCAAGCGGAAGTAA
- a CDS encoding sensor histidine kinase — protein MTLRLKFLLFVTIIHAVLIVLAGQMMRTNAPLFVALEVLLLISIFLTVQLYRGFVRPFQLIAAGTEAIRARDFSMKFVPVGQHEMDQLIAVYNHMIDELRQERVTQHEKSYLLESLIRASPAGVLLLSFDGRIEGVNPAAERMLSQPTAALLGLPPAAVPGDWGPALAALSEQGPQVVQLSGLQTYRAHCSRFVDRGFTRQFIVLEELTQELIRQEKKAYEKLIRMMSHEINNSIGAINSILQSFRHYAPQLQPQDRPDFTEALEVSIGRNTHLANFIANFATLVRLPPPQRQPTDVHGLLRTTARLLQVQAERRCIRWHWELAPGPLLANVDPQQLEQALLNIGKNALEAIGKDGNIWVRTSWEPAQIIIENDGPGLAPEVQRRLFTPFFSTKRDGQGIGLTLTRDILLQHDFRFSLETQPTGRTAFTIWL, from the coding sequence ATGACTCTGCGCCTGAAATTTCTGCTGTTCGTCACCATCATTCATGCCGTGCTCATTGTGCTGGCCGGCCAGATGATGCGCACCAACGCCCCGCTGTTTGTGGCGCTGGAAGTACTGCTGCTGATCAGCATCTTCCTCACAGTGCAGCTGTACCGGGGCTTTGTCCGGCCGTTTCAGCTGATTGCGGCCGGCACGGAAGCTATTCGGGCCAGGGATTTTTCCATGAAATTCGTGCCCGTGGGGCAGCACGAAATGGACCAGCTCATTGCCGTGTACAACCACATGATTGATGAGCTGCGGCAGGAGCGAGTTACGCAGCACGAGAAAAGCTACCTGCTCGAAAGCCTAATCCGGGCCTCGCCGGCCGGGGTCCTGCTATTGTCCTTTGATGGGCGGATTGAGGGCGTGAATCCCGCCGCCGAGCGGATGCTGTCCCAACCCACGGCGGCGCTGCTAGGCTTGCCACCCGCCGCCGTGCCCGGCGACTGGGGCCCGGCCCTGGCGGCGCTTTCTGAGCAGGGGCCGCAGGTGGTGCAGCTCTCGGGGCTGCAGACGTACCGGGCGCACTGCTCACGTTTTGTAGATCGGGGCTTCACGCGCCAGTTTATCGTGCTGGAAGAGCTGACGCAGGAACTGATCAGGCAGGAGAAAAAGGCCTACGAGAAGCTGATCCGGATGATGTCGCACGAAATCAATAACTCCATCGGGGCCATTAATTCCATCCTCCAGAGCTTCCGCCACTACGCCCCCCAGCTGCAGCCCCAGGACCGCCCCGATTTTACCGAAGCCTTGGAGGTTTCTATCGGGCGCAACACGCACCTGGCCAACTTTATAGCCAATTTCGCTACGCTCGTGCGCCTGCCGCCGCCGCAGCGTCAGCCCACCGATGTGCATGGGCTGCTGCGAACCACGGCGCGCCTACTGCAGGTGCAGGCAGAGCGCCGCTGCATCCGGTGGCACTGGGAGCTGGCCCCCGGCCCACTGCTGGCTAATGTGGACCCGCAGCAGCTGGAGCAGGCGCTGCTCAACATCGGCAAAAACGCCCTCGAAGCCATTGGGAAAGACGGCAACATCTGGGTGCGGACCAGCTGGGAGCCCGCGCAAATCATCATCGAAAACGACGGCCCCGGCCTGGCGCCCGAGGTGCAGCGCCGCCTGTTCACGCCCTTCTTCAGCACCAAGCGCGACGGTCAGGGCATCGGCCTTACCCTCACCCGCGACATTCTGCTCCAGCATGACTTCCGCTTCAGCCTCGAAACGCAGCCCACCGGCCGTACGGCGTTTACCATCTGGCTGTAG